The Gymnogyps californianus isolate 813 chromosome Z, ASM1813914v2, whole genome shotgun sequence genome has a window encoding:
- the GCNT4 gene encoding beta-1,3-galactosyl-O-glycosyl-glycoprotein beta-1,6-N-acetylglucosaminyltransferase 4 isoform X1, protein MKRRKCPYKCHSRRKILILCVTGWLIALLKLLHVERHFFPSKGIYLVEHFLSTSSYVRNRYSYLRNEFQYEINCSSIYEQDPHEIGKSLEIRRKEIIDLADEDVIAMTSACHVYRSLRKYHLKPVSPEEESFPIAYSLVVHKDAVMVERLIHSLYSHQNIYCIHYDQKAAKSFKSAMNNLAKCFPNIFIASKLETVDYAHISRLQADFNCLSDLMDSSVPWKYVINLCGQDFPLRSNFELVAELKKLGGGNMLETIKPSSSKRERFTYHYELMKVPYEYMQMPVKTNISKNPPPHNIEVFVGSAYFVLSRAFIQYTLESSLAKDFFEWSRDTYSPDEHFWATLVRVPGVPGEVPRSAQDITDLQSKTRLVKWNYLEDHLYPPCTGTHLRSVCIYGAAELRWLLNYGHWFANKFDSKVDPVLVKCLAEKLAEQQKEYETKTSVSATSGKLEVPSSRTKPRDQRDTK, encoded by the exons ATGAAGAGACGCAAGTGTCCCTACAAATGTCACTCACGAAGGAAGATCCTGATCCTGTGTGTTACAGGGTGGCTGATTGCACTGCTGAAGCTCCTCCATGTCGaaagacacttttttccctctaagGGTATTTATTTGGTTGAGCACTTCTTGAGCACTTCTTCTTACGTTAGAAACAGGTATTCCTACCTTAGAAATGAGTTCCAGTATGAAATTAATTGTTCATCTATATATGAACAAGATCCCCATGAAATTGGCAAGAGTTTAGagataagaagaaaagagataatTGATTTAGCTGATGAAGATGTCATAGCAATGACAAGTGCTTGCCACGTGTATCGTTCACTTAGGAAATACCACCTAAAACCTGTCTCTCCAGAGGAGGAGAGTTTTCCAATCGCCTATTCTTTGGTTGTTCACAAAGATGCAGTAATGGTAGAGAGGCTCATACATTCACTGTACAGtcatcaaaatatttactgcaTCCATTATGaccaaaaagcagcaaaaagttTCAAATCTGCTATGAACAATCTAGCTAAATGTTTCCCCAATATTTTCATTGCATCAAAATTGGAGACAGTGGACTATGCACATATTTCACGGCTGCAGGCAGATTTCAATTGTTTGTCTGATTTGATGGACTCATCAGTTCCCTGGAAGTATGTTATTAATTTGTGTGGCCAAGATTTCCCTTTGAGGTCAAATTTTGAGTTGGTCGCTGAACTGAAGAAACTCGGTGGAGGAAACATGCTGGAAACTATAAAGCCAAGCAGTAGCAAAAGAGAACGATTTACTTATCACTATGAACTTATGAAAGTGCCTTATGAATACATGCAGATGCCTGTAAAAACCAACATTTCCAAAAATCCGCCACCTCATAATATTGAGGTATTTGTAGGCAGTGCCTATTTTGTTTTAAGCCGAGCATTTATTCAATATACCCTTGAAAGCTCTCTTGCAAAAGATTTTTTCGAGTGGTCAAGGGATACATACTCTCCGGATGAACATTTCTGGGCCACTCTTGTACGTGTTCCTGGGGTCCCTGGGGAAGTTCCAAGGTCAGCCCAGGACATAACAGACCTACAAAGCAAAACTCGTCTGGTGAAATGGAATTATCTTGAAGACCATTTGTATCCTCCCTGCACTGGTACCCACCTTCGCAGTGTCTGCATCTATGGGGCCGCAGAATTAAGATGGCTTCTGAATTATGGGCACTGGTTCGCCAACAAGTTTGATTCCAAAGTAGACCCTGTCCTGGTAAAATGCTTGGCAGAAAAACTGGCAGAACAACAGAAAGA gtaTGAAACAAAGACCTCTGTATCTGCTACCTCAGGAAAACTGGAAGTGCCCAGCTCACGGACAAAACCAAGAGATCAGCGTGACACCAAATGA
- the GCNT4 gene encoding beta-1,3-galactosyl-O-glycosyl-glycoprotein beta-1,6-N-acetylglucosaminyltransferase 4 isoform X2 encodes MKRRKCPYKCHSRRKILILCVTGWLIALLKLLHVERHFFPSKGIYLVEHFLSTSSYVRNRYSYLRNEFQYEINCSSIYEQDPHEIGKSLEIRRKEIIDLADEDVIAMTSACHVYRSLRKYHLKPVSPEEESFPIAYSLVVHKDAVMVERLIHSLYSHQNIYCIHYDQKAAKSFKSAMNNLAKCFPNIFIASKLETVDYAHISRLQADFNCLSDLMDSSVPWKYVINLCGQDFPLRSNFELVAELKKLGGGNMLETIKPSSSKRERFTYHYELMKVPYEYMQMPVKTNISKNPPPHNIEVFVGSAYFVLSRAFIQYTLESSLAKDFFEWSRDTYSPDEHFWATLVRVPGVPGEVPRSAQDITDLQSKTRLVKWNYLEDHLYPPCTGTHLRSVCIYGAAELRWLLNYGHWFANKFDSKVDPVLVKCLAEKLAEQQKEWVYLSSDKYFLHINSINASL; translated from the coding sequence ATGAAGAGACGCAAGTGTCCCTACAAATGTCACTCACGAAGGAAGATCCTGATCCTGTGTGTTACAGGGTGGCTGATTGCACTGCTGAAGCTCCTCCATGTCGaaagacacttttttccctctaagGGTATTTATTTGGTTGAGCACTTCTTGAGCACTTCTTCTTACGTTAGAAACAGGTATTCCTACCTTAGAAATGAGTTCCAGTATGAAATTAATTGTTCATCTATATATGAACAAGATCCCCATGAAATTGGCAAGAGTTTAGagataagaagaaaagagataatTGATTTAGCTGATGAAGATGTCATAGCAATGACAAGTGCTTGCCACGTGTATCGTTCACTTAGGAAATACCACCTAAAACCTGTCTCTCCAGAGGAGGAGAGTTTTCCAATCGCCTATTCTTTGGTTGTTCACAAAGATGCAGTAATGGTAGAGAGGCTCATACATTCACTGTACAGtcatcaaaatatttactgcaTCCATTATGaccaaaaagcagcaaaaagttTCAAATCTGCTATGAACAATCTAGCTAAATGTTTCCCCAATATTTTCATTGCATCAAAATTGGAGACAGTGGACTATGCACATATTTCACGGCTGCAGGCAGATTTCAATTGTTTGTCTGATTTGATGGACTCATCAGTTCCCTGGAAGTATGTTATTAATTTGTGTGGCCAAGATTTCCCTTTGAGGTCAAATTTTGAGTTGGTCGCTGAACTGAAGAAACTCGGTGGAGGAAACATGCTGGAAACTATAAAGCCAAGCAGTAGCAAAAGAGAACGATTTACTTATCACTATGAACTTATGAAAGTGCCTTATGAATACATGCAGATGCCTGTAAAAACCAACATTTCCAAAAATCCGCCACCTCATAATATTGAGGTATTTGTAGGCAGTGCCTATTTTGTTTTAAGCCGAGCATTTATTCAATATACCCTTGAAAGCTCTCTTGCAAAAGATTTTTTCGAGTGGTCAAGGGATACATACTCTCCGGATGAACATTTCTGGGCCACTCTTGTACGTGTTCCTGGGGTCCCTGGGGAAGTTCCAAGGTCAGCCCAGGACATAACAGACCTACAAAGCAAAACTCGTCTGGTGAAATGGAATTATCTTGAAGACCATTTGTATCCTCCCTGCACTGGTACCCACCTTCGCAGTGTCTGCATCTATGGGGCCGCAGAATTAAGATGGCTTCTGAATTATGGGCACTGGTTCGCCAACAAGTTTGATTCCAAAGTAGACCCTGTCCTGGTAAAATGCTTGGCAGAAAAACTGGCAGAACAACAGAAAGAGTGGGTATATTTGTCCTCTGATAAATACTTTCTGCATATAAATTCTATTAATGCCTCGCTATAG